One Candidatus Delongbacteria bacterium genomic window, ATCTGGCCCAGACCCTCACCGCCCGGCTGGATGCCGAGCAGCTGCGCAGCCACTTCCGCGCGGCGGAAGTCCTGCGGCAGGTGGTCCGGGACGCCTGCGGCGAGATCGGCCGGGCGCTGGCCGAGAACCGCCGGATCAGCGAGAAGGACCTGCAGGGGTGGATCCTCAACCGCTTTGAGAGCGCCGAGCTGGAGGCCGATCATCCGCCCATCGTGGCCTGCGGGCCGCACACGGCAATTCCCCACCACGAAGTGGGCAGCGAGAACTTCATCCAGCCCGGCCAGCTGGTGCTCATCGACCTGTGGGCCAAGGAGCGGCAGGCGGGCTGCATCTACGCGGACCAGACCTGGATGGCCTGGACCGGCGGCAGCGCGCCCGATCCCGTGGTGGAACACTGGCGCCTGGTGCGCAACGCGCGGCGCTCCGTGCGCAACCTGGTGGGGGCCCGGCTGGCCGTGGGACACGAGATCCGCGGCTGGGAGGCCGACGAGGCGGCGCGCAGCCTGATCCGCGACGCGGGCCTGTCCGGCTCCTTCATCCATCGCACGGGCCACAGCATCGACGAGTCCGTGCATGGCAGCGGGGCCAATCTGGACAACCTGGAGACGCGCGAGGAGCGCGCGCTGCTGCCCGGCACGGTCATGTCCGTAGAGCCCGGCATCTACCTGCCGGAGTATGGCCTGCGCAGCGAATACAATCTGGTCATCGACCTGGACGGCGAAGTACGGGTGGCGGAAGGCACCGATCAGGAGGACCTGCTCCTCATCCACCGCTAAGCGGGCGCCTGGCGCGGCCAGGGTCTGGCAGCAGTCAGGCCCGCGATGACCGACACCCGGGAAGGAGGCACCATGTTTCGCGATCTGGACGACATGCGGCAATCCCTGGCCCAGATCCTGCTGCTGGAGGAAGGCCGGGTGACGGGCTTCCGGACGGACGAGCTGCCGCCGGGGGCCGTGGACGCCCTGGCGCGCAACGCCGTCTTCAACCCCGACGCCACCATTCGCACCCAACTGCGGCAGATCCTGCGCTCGGCGGCGGCCTGGAAGGGCATCCGGCTGGCCTCGCTGGAGACCGCCGTCCCGCATGAGAGCGGCGGCGGCGTCCTGCTGGCCGTGCGGCTGGGCGGCCACTGCTACGACCTGGCGCGGCTGGTACTGCGCTCGGCACGCCAGCGCGGCGTGTCCGGACTGGTCTTCGAGCAGGGCTGGGCGGGCCAGAGCCCCTGGGAGTTCTCGGCGCTGCTGGCCGCGGCCGCGCTGCGTGAAAACTGGCAGACCCCCCTCTACCTGCGCTGCGGACTTCCGCCGCTGGCCAGCGACCTGCTGCCCGCCGGCGTGGACGCGGAATCCCTGGGCGACCGGCTGGCCACGGCCGCCGGCGCCGAGCTGGGCAACGCCGTGCTGCGCATCTCGCCGGCAGGCCTGCTGCGGCCCCGCAGCCACGGCGAGTTGCGCGCCCTTCTGCAGCAGGCCGCGGACCTGGGGTTGGCGGTGAGCCTGCGCGTGGCGGAACCCGACGGCCGCGCCGACGCCGACACTCCCGAACTGCTGGCGGCCCTGCACCGGCTGACGCGCGAGCATGCGCCGCTGCTGCTCACCCTGGACGGCGCGGCCCGGAACTGGCCGGAGGAGCGGATGGCGGCCTGGCTGACGGCCTCCGGCGCGCGCGGACTGGCTCTCAGCGGCCTCTGCCCGCCGGAACTGCTGGATGGCGCCGCGCCTGGGGCGGACCTGCCGGCTCCCGTGCGCGAGGTGCGGGTGGAATTCGACTGGGCCGCGCGCATCGTCATGCATCCTGAATTCCTGGCGGAGCACCGCCGCGAGCTGCTGGGCTGGCTGCGCGGGCATCGGCCGGGAATCCTGCCGCTGGGGGACGAACACCTGCTGCACACCTTTGAATACCAGGCCCTGGGCCACTTCGAGTTCGAACTCTGGGACCTGGACCGCATGCCCAGCTTCCGGGCGGAGTTCATGGACATGCTCGGCCGGTTGTATGCGGCCCTGAACCTGAGCTGATTTCCGCTTCTGGGTGAGCGAATTCGCCCTCGTCGGCACCCGATACAATCCATGGGCTTTCGAGGCCGGGGCAGCCTGTGTGCACGCGCTTTGGCTTGCTACATTCCCTCTGCCATCCATTCACAGGAGTTGCGATCGAACCTGGCTCCGGAGTTGAACACAGGTCGCGGGCGGCCCTTAGGCAGCCAGTCGGATCTGGCCCAGCCCGACCGACATGATCCAGGACCAGCCCGGGCGTGCGCCGCACCGTCGGGGCCGAATCGCGGGCGGCAACTGAAGCGGAACTCTTGAACCACCCTCGTCACAGCCGCCTGGCAGCTCCACTTCTGCCCGTCTGGTTCCTGCTCTGCCTGCTCCTGCTGGGGGTCCGGGCCGGGGAGGCGTCCGGCTACGGGCTGAGTTCGCGCCAGCTGCTCCACCCGCCCGACCCCAACCGACCCGAGCCCCGCCGCTCGGCGCGGGAGGACTTCACCCTGCCCCTGCTACCCCGGGAGCTGCCGCTGGAATTCCAGGTGGACACCCTGGGCCTCAACCTGGTCTACCAGGCGCTGGGCAAGGACGGCCGCCTGCTGGGCACGCGTCTGCTGCCGCTGGACCAGGAACTGCTGACGCGGGTGGGGGCGGGCAACAGCCGCAGCCTGCGCCAGGGCCTGGCGGACAACGCCCTCAAGCCGGCCACGGCGGGCAAGGACCACATCGAGATCGACATCCCCTTCAAGGTGAAGAGCAAGACCTTCCGCCGGATCTTCGGCAGCGGGCGCATCGGCCTCAACGTGCACGGCAACATCAACCTGAAGGGGACCTACCGCTCGGAGAAGAACGAGTCCGAGTCCGCCAGCTCCTTCGCCAACAACCAGAACGACTTCC contains:
- a CDS encoding M24 family metallopeptidase codes for the protein MAWTLGQVQEQLRERELDGWLLFVLQNRNPVAERVLDLPPGQIRTRRAFYWIPASGTPIRLEHAIECRTLAGVPGLRRTYLSYESLRQELGRILGGARRVAMETSPLAAIPALSLVDAGTVDLVRSLGAEVVSSENLAQTLTARLDAEQLRSHFRAAEVLRQVVRDACGEIGRALAENRRISEKDLQGWILNRFESAELEADHPPIVACGPHTAIPHHEVGSENFIQPGQLVLIDLWAKERQAGCIYADQTWMAWTGGSAPDPVVEHWRLVRNARRSVRNLVGARLAVGHEIRGWEADEAARSLIRDAGLSGSFIHRTGHSIDESVHGSGANLDNLETREERALLPGTVMSVEPGIYLPEYGLRSEYNLVIDLDGEVRVAEGTDQEDLLLIHR